From the Gadus chalcogrammus isolate NIFS_2021 chromosome 18, NIFS_Gcha_1.0, whole genome shotgun sequence genome, the window cacacacacacacacacacacacacacacacacacacacacacacacacacacacacacacacacacacacacacacacacacacacacacacacacacacacactgccagcagcacacacaccaagcctGGTACTGGAGTACTATAGTCAGCCTCTCTTTCACTCCATCTTTATATCTCAGACAATCTGTTCAATGTAGCTTGATCAAGGGAAGACACACAGATAACTTCGGTTAAGCATCGTCAGAGACTCGATGTGTGTCCATGATCCTCAAAGGGAAACCTTCAGATCGTTGGCAGAGACATCCGAGGATTCAATTAGATAACATGATCCCTCTTAgataacactctctctctctctctctctctctctctctctctctctctctctctctctctcgcgtctctctctctctctctcctctctctcctctctctctcccgtctctctcttctcgtctctctctctctcgtctctcctctctctcatctcctctctcctctctctcgctctcctctctctctctcctctctcctccctctctctctctctctctctctctctctctctctctctctctctctctctccccctccctccctcccatgctAACAGCATGATGAAGGACTGCCTGCAGTTCCTCGTTGAACCCGCTAAAAAGCTGAAGATTCGCCTCAAGGTACCATAATAAACAGTATCCACTGAGTGTATAAATAGGTTATATCGTGACCAAGCCATAATCAACTTCTCCCCGCCATGAGGTTAAAGTTGTCAAATAATTTCCTCACAAaaggtgtgttgttgttttgtattcGCTTCTTATTCCTTGTCCTAGGAAACTCGGAAGAGAGTCCGGAATGACAGGAAGGAACCTCTGGTGGAAAGTCAGCTGTTTATTATGGAACTGGCTCGGGAGCTGAATAAAATGTGCCAGGTAGACTCAACGCACAAACGCTAAAACACACTTCATccaccacactctctctccaatACACACCTCAAccacaacactctctctctaaaacacaCTTCAtccaccacctcaccccccacactctctctttaaCACACACCTCATCCACCGCAGAGTGGTCCAAGGTCATGCTGTATTCACCGTTCCCATGGGTCCACTTCCACTAAAAAGTAAAAACGCATCGTAAATAGGATCGCCTCATTCAAACGCAGAAGGGGAATATCCCTCCACCCCCGATCTTCTGAAGATACAAGGGTAAACGGATATGGTACGGCTCCGGTACGGAGGACGTGTGCGTGCCGGGAGAGACTCGCGCCTGCGTAACTCAGAGCTCTGATGTCCACCGGGCAATGGTTTCCCTGCAGGAAGCCCTCATGAACCCACGACCAAAGGTCAAGCAACAAAATAACACAACTCTTCTCTGTTATGGCACTGCATTGGTGGAACGGTCTCCCTGCCAACGTCAGGACCGCAgggtcgctcaccagcttccgcaaggGACTCAAGACTCCCTTGTTCAGAGTTCTCTTGGACTCTGCATGCCTGCACCCCCCCACCAACCatcctcatccctaactctcctaAAATCACCCCTCTTCCGcactttttgtttgttgtacGTCATCGCACTTAATGTATTTACTTATCTTATCAGCCTAGTGTTGTAAATAGGGATTGGGTTAACCCAGCGATTGAAAGTGTTGAAACAcatttctatgaacatccttacttttctgacagcgatatatattgttgtttccctttctcctgacaaatgtacttatcgtaagtcgctttggatacaagcgtctgcaaaatgccctcaatgtaaatgtaatgctgTACCTTTTAATGTCTTCTGCCTCTGTCACCCTAGAGGTCCCACGTCCTCAGCCACATCTGGACCTTCGAGGACAGCTGGCCTGCCAGCGTGTGTCGGGACTTCATCGTGGAGTGGGCCGCCGTGATCGAGAAGAGGGTGCAGGTATGACAGTATGCCACCCTGGGGTGCTTCACTGCTGATCTGCGTCAGCTCCCATAACGCTTGCAGGGAAATGCGTTGGAATCCTTTCGATGGATTTGAATCCACTCATCTCTAAGGTTGAAGACCTACAACATGTGTTACAGTGTACATATACGTACAGCGTGTCTTGCATTAACGGAGCAGTGGACAATATTTCAGTAAGATAATTAAGTAGACATATCTTCTCGTTACATTACAGCAGCGATCGGTAAAATCCAATCTCCTCCAAATTGTTTTAACTTCTACGAGTACCTTAAGACTAATAGTAGGCTGTCAAAAAGAGTTCAACCCACATTAACCCACCTTAGTTCAATAATGATTGACGTAACTCGGAGCCAGTGAAGACACGGCGCTGCCCAACCATATTCCTGGCAGACGACAACCCGTGTCATTGGCACACATCAACCGCTCACTGAGCACATCATGGCTTGCCCTTTCCCCGGGCGGCGTGCAGCCCCGGCTGATCCAGACGGAGAGCCAGGCGGAGAGGACGGAGAAGAGGGACTGGAAAGGCCACCTGCTGTGCATGCTGGAGGCCGGGGGGGAGTACGAAATGGCGCCCCACAAGAGAGTCATCCTGGACTGGGTACTGGACGTCAGGAGCCGGCCGGAGGTGGGGCGGCTTGTTGCGGATGTTAAAGTCTGACACACGCGCtcaaacgcgcacacacgcatacatacacgcgAACGCATGCATGGATGTACACACAGACGCTCAggcacgctctcacacacacataatacagaGACTATTAGAGACTCTTGCTGTGtaattcatctctctctctctctctctctctctctctctctctctctctatctctcttctctctctctcgtctctctatctctctctctctctctctctctctactctctctctcccccccctctctctctatctctctcaccctctctctctctctcaccaccctcccccctctctcctcccccccccctccacctctccctctctctctctctctccccctctcccccctccaggcgTCTATCTGGCCGGGGGAGCCTGTGCTGATGATGCTGGATGACCTGGAGTTCCAGTGGAAGAGGGGCCGTCTGCCTAATCTGCTCCCAGCCATGGAGCTCATCATGCTGGCCCTGCTCAACGCCCAGAGTCCTGAAAAGGTCTGGTGCTTTCATctatcaaaaaataattgtgAAAATCGATTGAAGCTCTCAACTCACAGTGGTATTCTATATtccttgtgtatttgtgtgtgtgtgtctgactgtctgttcAAATGTTTCTGTAtctgcatgtgcttgtgtgtatatgttgacgtgtgtgtgtctgcgtgtgtgcttgcatgtgtgtgcctgcatgtttgtgtgtgtatgtctgtgtgtgtgtgggtgcgtgtttgtgtgtacgtgtgtgtttgtatttacgtttgtgtgtgtgtgtgttctgcatgtgtgtacgtgcatgtgtgttctgtgtgtgtgttctgcgtgtgtgtgtatatgtgggtcctgtatgtgtgcgttctgtgtgtacgtgcgttctgcatgtgtgtgtgtgtgtgtgtgtgtgtccacaggaGGACGTAACCAAACAGTGGCTGGTGAGGAAGCAGCGAACCCAGAGGATCGGTGAGCAAAGTTCACAAGGAAACTGTTTGACTAGCGTTTGACGGACAGCCGGGAcccacaaagaaacacacacacacacacacacacacccacacacacaccatccctgCACACATCTGACTAGTCTCACAGATCTGACTTAGATTAATGTCTAAAATCTCAAAGCAGACGATCTCAAACTCTTTCTCATTTGTTTAAACCAATCACGTTGCTGGAGGCGGGCTCTGCCCCCCAAATCTCGGCCATCAAGGCTTCACTATATTAAAGTGCCTGGTCACTGTAGTCATAAACTAATTAAAATCATTCTCGGCTGCTTCACCCACTCTTGTGAATGAGCGAGTGGCTCCGTAACCAAACAGAACACAAGGCATAACCCCATCCCGTCCAGTTTCTGGTTTCTGGCCCAGACTCTGTGCCGACTCCTACAGAGGTTCTGTTCTGGCCTAGAATTAAGCTGGATACCAGATGCACGGCTCGGCTACAGTGGGGTCCATTCCCAACATGAATCACACGTTTTAATGTGGATCGCCGGTCACGCACAATCACTGATCAAGTGTTGATCAATGACCCACTTCAAGAGCCAGAATCGGTTGCATTATTTATGTAGTAGAGCAATGTAGTAGTACAACAATGGAGCATTTAAATTGCTGAGTCATTCCAGCGAAAGCTAACTGGCATTGAGGACAAATCGCAGGCTGCTGATAGTGGCCTGGAAGGGATGTGTTGACAGGGGAGGAAGGCGCTCTGTCTGCTCGATGTCCATCTGTCTCCAGGCCTTCAGTAACcctgtgtctcctcccctcAGATGCTGCTCGCTACATCCCACACAGCGGTAAGTGTCGGACAGGAATTTAACAACGTGTGAAGCAAAAGTGTGCATTGTTTATTGTCGTGCACTCATGTATCCCTTCTGTTCTTTTTCAGTGTGGAATTGGATCTGCGAGGCGGCAGGTAAATACAatcattgtgttgttgtttatcgCTTAGATGGTGGAACATTAAGACAGAGAGGGACGCATTGTACTTGTATAACCAACCCTGCATCAATGTTTACAATAATAGTATTGCGTGTTATTCCCAATGATTTGTGTTCCCCGACctcttctctcactcactcactctcaaacacactcactcactcacccaaatacacacaccaccaaacaccacacacacacacacacaacacacacaccacacacacacacacacacacacacacacacacacacacacacaccacacacacacacacacacacacacccccctacaGAGGACGTCCTCCTGGACCCCGACACGGCCAACGGCGACCTGCTGATCTCCGACGACGCCAAGCGCATGCGCTGCGGCGTGGAGGGCGGCGACGCCCCCTGCTGCGCCCGCCGCTTCGACGGCTGGCGCTGCGCCGCCGCGCGCCGCGGCTACGCCTCCGGGCGCCGCTACTGGGAGGTGGGGTGGGCGACCGCGACTGGCGCCTGGGCGTAGCCAAGGCCCGGGCGCCGCGCAAGGGCTACCGCGCGCTCAACGCCGACTCGGGCTACCTGACGCTGCGGCTGGAGCGCGGCAGCGAGCTGAAGGCACTGACGGTGCCGGCCACGCCCCTCGCCCCCGGCCTGGCGCCGCCCCGCCGGGTGGGCGTGTACCTGGACTACGAGCAGGGCCAGCTGTCCTTCTACGACGCCCAGCGGCGCGCGCACCTGTACACGTACAACGAGAGGTTCACCGAGGAGCTCACCCCCGTGTTCGGCACGGTGGAGGCCATGAAGGACCTGGTGATCCGGCCCGCCGCCGTCAAGGGCCCCTGCCTCTGTCCCGGGCCCTGCCTCTGGAACTGACCCGTCCCGTCCCGCACACGGACCCGTCCCGCACCCCGTTGCACCCCGGTCGCGTTGTTATGCTTTTCCCTGAGTTGTTATGGTTACTGTtatgattgttgttgttttcctgGCTCGTTGCTGGCACAATGATGAGTCTGATGAGACACGGGATGAAATTCCGTTTTCTTATTTCGATTGATTTTCCTGTGCTTGAAGCGCAGCATGCTTCCCCTGCAGGGTTGCCTTTTTTGAGACGTAGGGTAGGAAAAGCACCCGACAGCCCGTTGACCTTCGACCCCCTGTACTAAACTGTATCGAACAAGGCTGAAGGACACATCTCTATctctgaaaatatatctatttttgACACCGTTTAACATTCAGAACCGAGAACTCGGCCGCGTGTCCACGAAGCATGAGGACGCGTCTTGGGAGGACCGTGACGCAGTAGAGTGCTAACGTAGAGCCTAGGCTGTGCATGCCAACAGACGGCAgtctctcctgctcttcctctctctctctccagcttgtTGCAGGCATTTCTGTAGTGCATTGGcgtttcagtttttgttttttgacacGTTTAATTCTGCTGAAACTGATATGTGCATTATCTTGTGATGGCCAAGGCACGACCCCTCATCCAAACGATAATAAATGACAAAATGGCAGACTCCATGATTAACCTTTGTCTCACATGGTCACAAGTTACTGTTGGACATTGATAGAAGTTTACTTAGAATCTTTATTAAGTGCATTAAAGTGGATATACCCagatacaaaaatacaaacaaagccAAAAGGTTTTTGCTGTTATAATGAAGCAACTCGTACAAGTTTATCTGAAGTGCAGGAATACTATGGCACGTTTTTTTTCTTGGTGCAAATACAAAAGTTGTTCCCTCATATAAAAATGTCAAATTAAAACGTAAACACAATCTTAATGCCTGAAAAAGCTAGTTCTTAAAAGTATCATGATCTCATCTTTCAAAAGCAACTAATGGAAAAAATATTGCTATCCTTGTAAGAATATACAGCTCATTGCAAAACACATCTTGAGTAATGAAAACCCCTTTTATCTTTTAATGAGTATAACCTTTAAAGAATGGTGCCCACGAGTACGTATGATACTACGAAGAAAAGATGTTCAATTCTGGTATGTTAAACACAAAGTGTTGTGTACTTTGGAGCAATAATGGGTAACATAACACCATAATGAAATCCCCCGTTTGCCTTCATTGGCACGACAGGGTCCACATTTAACCATGAAGTCTGGCTAGTTCTGTATATACATCCAATAAAATTACAATAGTCGAAATGCATCTTGCACACAGTGAAGCTAACCGTTCGTAAAATTAGCACTAGCATTCGTAGAAAAATCACCCCCTTCTCTTCCTGACTAATTATCATGTTAAGCACAAGGAAGATTTAGGAGCGGGTATTAGTACCGGTGGTAATCCCGTTTAGCCATCTAGTGTAGTAGAGCCATGTATCAATCTCAAATGACAGGCTGGGGAtgtgagacagggggagggaagCAGGGGGGAGATAAGGTCACTTTGGATTTTGGAACAACTGTACAGATTATCATTGGCTGTCCTCATTTAAAGCCTTATAATCCGTTGGCAGGCGTCGATGCGGAGCGGACTTGAACGCATCACTCAACGCAAAACTTGAACGCAACAGAATGTGCTGGGACTCCTGGGAGCATCAAAATGCATTTTAactttgtaaaaaataaacctTAACGCGCTAGAGGGGATGTAACAGAGGTTCACCTACTAACacaaaaactaaactaaacaatGTTGTCttaaaaagaaataaaacgCATACATCTAAATGCTTTGTCAACATGATAAcgagaataaaaacaaaatggtggcTTGGTGATTCGAAAATCTTTGGTCGGAAAGAAGATGGCGGCCTTTTATGGAACTTGGGTGCgtttgggggaggggtggtggtggtgttggtggtggtggtaccgtCGGGTGGGGGTCCTTAGGATTCGTAGAAGCGCTCCACCTTCTTGGTGACGGTGGTGCCGCCCACCATGCTCTTCTGCACCATCCCCTGGGTGACCTGGCGGGTCACCATGCCCGTGGTCATCACGCCACTCGTCTCCATGTGCTGCGTGGTCATCATcatgctgccgccgccgccgccgctgtccTCTGTGGAGCGCAACAGCCGcacgttagtgtgtgtgtgtgtgtgtgtgtgtgtgtgtgtgtgtgtgtgtgtgtgtgtgtgtgtgtgctcacataATCACTCCCTTAATCAGTACTTCATCGCTTAACTCGCTTACTCACAAGTTGATAAACCTCTCAGCTCCAAATGATTACCATGTCTTTCATAATTGATTTTTATTAAATTTGAAATGTCCCTCATTTTTAGTTGACTGTTTGATTGAATTATTTTAATTAGAATTAATAATTCAACTTTTTATTATGAATCAATTTTATATTGACCTTATTTGATCTATTCTTCAATATTCTTTAGTGTTTCATGTGGGAATACATGAACGTTGCATTTGGTGAACGTGTGTTCGGAGCTCTGAATGCAGTCGTGGAGCGTGTGTGGACgagggctggttgaagcagcctcacctggcccgagtcagactgattggacttgcgggctgggtgaggctgcNNNNNNNNNNNNNNNNNNNNNNNNNNNNNNNNNNNNNNNNNNNNNNNNNNNNNNNNNNNNNNNNNNNNNNNNNNNNNNNNNNNNNNNNNNNNNNNNNNNNggagaggaggagagagagtgagagagagggagagagagagtgagagagagggagagccccCGGCCCCTCCCGGCCTCACCGTTGCAGAGGAAGCCCCCGTAGCGGGCGCAGTGGCTCTTGTCGTACTGGCAGTAGGTCCCGTCGTGTTGCTCCGGGTTGTAGCAGACGCACGTTCCACACAGGCAGTCCCCGTTGCCCGAGCACGGCAGCTGGTCCCCGGGGGCCCGGCACTGGGCGGCCCCCAGGGACGACGCGCTGGCAGAGCAGTTACAGTAGGCCCCcaacctggagggagggagggagggagggaggggatggtgggagggagggatggagggagggagggagggagggaagggagggaaggggaggggagggagggagggggggagggagggggggagggaggagagggagggaggagagggagggagggagagatggagggggagggagggaggagagggagggagggacggagggggtgggagggagggtttcggggagggagggacggagggggtGGGATGGGATGGATAGAGGAAGAAAGGGGGggtagggaggagagggaggaagggggggtagggaggagagggaggaagggagggagggacggaggggagggagggagggagggagggggagggagggatgggatgggatggatagagggaggaagggggagagggaggagagggaggaagggaggaagcagggagggagagggtgggatggagagaaggatggagggagggaggaggggggagaaatgAACCAGTTCAGATATATTGACCTGGTGGCCCGACGGCGTGAGCGAGCTGAACCCCGGGGCCCTGACTCACCAGCCTTCGTAGCACTGACACTTCCCACACACCAGGTCTCCGTGGGTGCTGCACCGGGCCGCTCCCGGGGAGGGGGTCTGGACAGGGCAGATAATGATAGGAATCCAtcaacgtttgtgtgtgtgtgtgtgtgtgtgtgtgtgtgtgtgtgtgtgtgtgtgtgtgtgtgtgtgtgtgtgtgtgtgtgtgtgtgtgtgtgtgtgtctgtgtgtgtgtgtgtgtgtctgtgtgtgtgtgtgttagtctgtatgcatgtgtgtgtgtgtgtgtgtgtctttgtctgtgtgtgagtgtgtgcatgtgtgtgtgtgtgtttgtgtgtgtgtgtgtgtgtgtgtgtgtaagtctgtatgcatgtgtgtgtgtgtgtctttgtgtgagtgtgtgcatgtgtgtgcgtgtgagcgtgcgtgcgtgcgtctgtgcgtgtgcgtgtgtgtgtgtgtatgcgtgtgtgtgtgtgtgtgtgtatatgcatattATCACCCTCTTAAAGTTACGGCCTAAGTCATATTTCCAAGTTGTTCAGAAAACCGAAAAAACTGAACCTGAAGTATATGATATTTATGAATCATT encodes:
- the zgc:194990 gene encoding LOW QUALITY PROTEIN: butyrophilin subfamily 3 member A1 (The sequence of the model RefSeq protein was modified relative to this genomic sequence to represent the inferred CDS: inserted 1 base in 1 codon) → MMKDCLQFLVEPAKKLKIRLKETRKRVRNDRKEPLVESQLFIMELARELNKMCQRSHVLSHIWTFEDSWPASVCRDFIVEWAAVIEKRVQPRLIQTESQAERTEKRDWKGHLLCMLEAGGEYEMAPHKRVILDWVLDVRSRPEASIWPGEPVLMMLDDLEFQWKRGRLPNLLPAMELIMLALLNAQSPEKEDVTKQWLVRKQRTQRIDAARYIPHSVWNWICEAAEDVLLDPDTANGDLLISDDAKRMRCGVEGGDAPCCARRFDGWRCAAARRGYASGRRYWEVXVGDRDWRLGVAKARAPRKGYRALNADSGYLTLRLERGSELKALTVPATPLAPGLAPPRRVGVYLDYEQGQLSFYDAQRRAHLYTYNERFTEELTPVFGTVEAMKDLVIRPAAVKGPCLCPGPCLWN